The segment TCATTGTCCGACAAGGTTGAACTGCGCACCGGTGCCGAAATGATCAAACGCAGTTACCAGGCCGGTGTGGATACTTCATTAGTGGTGCTTGGATTTAATGAAATTATTACAGCAGCCTTTACTGAAGCCGATGTGTACACGAGCAACAAATTTGTTACCCGAGTAGGCGGAAGGTTTGAGCACAATAGTTTACTCAACCGGGCATCGGTTGACCCTCGGATTTCGCTCGCATACAAAACCGGAAAAAAAGGACAGGTTTCATTGGCCTATGGTCAATTCCGGCAATCGCCTAAAAATGAATGGTTGCGGTGGAACACTGGCCTCGAAGCCGAAAAAGCCGATCACTACATTCTCAATTACCAGGTCATTGACAACCGAAGAACATTTCGGGTAGAAACGTATTACAAAACCTACCGCGATTTGGTAAAGTTTAATAATGGCAACCCGACCGAGCTTACCAACGATGGCAGTGGTTTTGCCCGCGGTGTTGAATTTTTCTGGCGCGATAACCAAACCTTTCGCAACATCGACTACTGGGTTTCCTATTCTTTTTTGGATACTGAGCGTAACTACCTGAATACACCCTACGCAGTTACCCCTTCATTTGCCTCGGCACATAACTTCTCCTTGGTGTACAAGCATTTTATTTCAAAAATCAAATCGCAAATCGGATTTACGTATTCCTTCACCAGCGGCAGGCCATACAACAACCCGAACGAAGATGATTTCAACGGAAGTAAAACCAAAAGCTATCAGGATTTAAGCGGCAACATCAGTTACCTGCCCAAACCTAACCTGATTGTTTATTTCTCTTGCACCAACCTGTTGGGCCGCGATAATATTTTCGGTTACGAGTATAGCCATACACCCAATAGTGAGGGTATTTTTAACAACCGCCCCATACGGCAAGCCGCGCCTCGCTTCGTATTCCTGGGCGTATTTATTACCCTTTCAAAAAACAAAACCATTAACCAACTACCAAGTCTTTAACACTAACCCATTACACGTATGAAAACGATCAACATTATTCCACTCGCATTGTTAGCATTGGCCTTATTGGCATTTAATTCTGCTGCCAACGACCGCTACACCGAATCCATGAAAAAAAATATACAGGTGGTTTATACTGCTAACACCATCGATGAACTTCAAGCAGCTGTTAATGCCTTTGAGCGCATCGCAGATGCGGAGAAAACCAAGTGGGAACCCTTTTATTATGCAGGCTTTGGCTATGTAATGATGGCCAGCCGCGAAAAGGAAGTACAGAAAAAGGATCCCTACCTTGACCTGGCACTAAAAGCCATTGATAAAGCTAAGACCATAACCAGTACCGAATCGGAAATTGTTGCCTTAGAAGGTTTTGTTCATATGATCCGCGTTACGGTTGATCCTGCTTCGCGCGGCCAGCAATACTCAGGCTTGGCCATGCAAAATTTCGGCAAGGCCATTGCCTTGAACCCCGAGAACCCGAGGGCGCTTAGCCTGATGGCACAAATGCAATACGGCACGGCTCAGTTTTTTGGTGCGTCAACGGCCGAAGCTTGTGGGACCTTGAACAGAGCATTAGAGAAATTTGAAACATACAAGTCGGCCAATCCGCTTGCGCCAGTTTGGGGTAAGCAAATAGCTGAAGGAATGAAAGCGCAGTGTGAATAGACCAAAATATAAGCTATTAGTTTCGAGCTGAAAGCTTCTAGCTACAAGACACAAGCTTGAGGCTTGCAGCTAAAAGCTCGAAACTCATAGCTTCAGATAATATACTTTTTCCTAACTACCCAAACAACCATGATTAAACTCCTAACGTACACCCACATACTTGCCGGAATAATTTCGCTTATTGTTGCGCCCCTTGCCATGCTTGTTCGAAAAGGTAGTAAGGCACACCGGCTTTGGGGGAAGATTTTCTTTTGGTGCATGACCTGGATTTGCTTCTCAGCGATTATTCTTTCTACCGTAAAGTGGATCCCCTTCTTGTTGCTGATAGCAGTATTTAGTTACTACTCGGTCTATGTTGGTTATCGCGCATTGTATCGTAAGCAAATTCATCAGGGCAAAGGTGTTACATGGTTTGATTGGATGGCAGGATCACTGGCTGGATTGTTTAATCTATCATTTTTTGTTTGGGGTATGCATCATGTAGTTACAGGCCAAGCAGCCTTCGGATTGTTATCTGCTGGTTTTGGATCGGGCGGTTTGATTATGGTGTACAATGAAGCGAAAAGCTATATAAAACCTCCGGACGACAAGTTCAGTTGGTTTTATCGGCATATTGGAAGCATGCTGGGTGGGTTTATTGCCTCGGTTACAGCTTTTTCAGCACAAGTCATGCATTTTATGCCAGGTGTAATACAGTGGCTATGGCCCAGCCTGGTAGGGGTTCCATTAATTATTTATTGGGTGCGGACATACCGGAAGAAACTAGCCACCGGCATGTCATTCCACGAAGCGTTATCGTAAGAGAAAGACCTTTTCACGAATAATGCTTTTCTTTACTTCTATAAATTAACCATTAGGTATGGTTTACGGATTTATTTTACTAATCAGCATTATTTCGGTGATTGTACTGTTCCTCATCCGAAGGTTAAAATCAGAAAAGTTGAGGGAATACCTATCAACCACTATAGTATTAATTATAGTGGGTTGCGTAATGTCGGTTTTTGCGTGCCGTTCATGCGCGCATGCGTTTGATAAGTTCATAAAACTGGCTTCATTTTTCTCAATCTTGTGGATTGCCCTATGGGTAGGGAATGCCCTAACGGCCGATTTTTTAAATGAAAAAATTTCGTGGACAGTCTACCCGGTAAGGCGTTTATTGGTGGGCTTGGCAGCTACCATACTTTTTACTGTAGTGGCGGTTTATATTATTGTTCAATTTTATCGCCTGGCCCTTGATTACCACATACGCGATGTTTCCGAAATGATTTATTCCAGCCTTGTTATTACATTTCTTATTTCCATGTTTATGCATGGCAGGGCCTTTTTGATTAATTGGAAGGAAACTGCTTTGGCGGCTGAGAAGCTAAAATATGAAAGCATGACAGCCCGTTATGAAAGCCTGAAAAGCCAGGTTAACCCACACTTTTTGTTTAACAGCTTTAACGCGCTTACAAACCTGATTTACGAAGATAAAGACCTCGCTGCCAAATTTGTAAAACAACTATCGGAAGTTTATCGCTATGTGCTGGACACACGCGATCGGGAATTGGTATCCAAAGAAGATGAGTTAAAGTTTCTCGACTCGTATCTTTTTCTTCAAAAGATCAGGTTTGGTGATAACCTCCGCATTTCCATTGAACTTGATCACGTGAAAACCGATTTTCCGCCCCTCGTATTACAAATGCTTATTGAGAACGCCATCAAACATAATGTTATCTCCACCGATCAGCCATTGACAGTGCGTATATTCTCGTTAAACAACTTTATAGTTGTAGAAAATACCCTGCAAAAAAAGAAAGTGCTGGCCGAAGAATCGGCAGGTGTTGGCCTTAGCAATATACAGTTGCGGTATGAGTTCCTGACCAATCAAAAAGTTGAGGTGGAGGAATCAACCGAAAAATTTGTAGTCAGAA is part of the Cyclobacteriaceae bacterium genome and harbors:
- a CDS encoding histidine kinase, whose amino-acid sequence is MVYGFILLISIISVIVLFLIRRLKSEKLREYLSTTIVLIIVGCVMSVFACRSCAHAFDKFIKLASFFSILWIALWVGNALTADFLNEKISWTVYPVRRLLVGLAATILFTVVAVYIIVQFYRLALDYHIRDVSEMIYSSLVITFLISMFMHGRAFLINWKETALAAEKLKYESMTARYESLKSQVNPHFLFNSFNALTNLIYEDKDLAAKFVKQLSEVYRYVLDTRDRELVSKEDELKFLDSYLFLQKIRFGDNLRISIELDHVKTDFPPLVLQMLIENAIKHNVISTDQPLTVRIFSLNNFIVVENTLQKKKVLAEESAGVGLSNIQLRYEFLTNQKVEVEESTEKFVVRIPMIERAAT